One window of Macrococcus sp. 19Msa1099 genomic DNA carries:
- the gap gene encoding type I glyceraldehyde-3-phosphate dehydrogenase, which translates to MAVKVAINGFGRIGRLAFRRLQEVEGIEVVAVNDLTDDKMLAHLLKYDTTQGRFKEEVEVIEGGFRVNGREVKSFENPNPAELPWGELGIDVVLECTGFFTDKEKAQAHIEAGAKKVLISAPAKGDLKTVVYNVNHDVLDGSEEIVSGASCTTNCLAPMAKVLNDEFGIIEGLMMTVHAFTGDQNTLDAPHAKGDFRRARAAANNIVPNSTGAAKAIGLVIPELKGKLDGSAQRVPVPTGSVTELTTILEKEVSVEEVNAAMKAASNESFGYTEDEIVSSDIIGITYGSLFDATQTRVMTVGEHQMVKTVAWYDNEMSYTAQLVRTLEFLAEQAQAK; encoded by the coding sequence ATGGCAGTAAAAGTAGCAATTAACGGGTTTGGTAGAATCGGACGTTTAGCATTCAGAAGATTACAAGAGGTAGAAGGTATTGAAGTAGTAGCGGTTAACGATTTAACAGACGATAAAATGTTAGCGCATTTATTAAAATATGATACAACACAAGGGCGTTTCAAAGAAGAAGTTGAAGTTATTGAAGGTGGATTCCGTGTCAACGGTCGCGAAGTTAAATCATTCGAAAATCCTAACCCTGCTGAATTACCATGGGGCGAACTTGGAATCGACGTAGTTTTAGAATGTACTGGTTTCTTCACAGATAAAGAAAAAGCTCAAGCGCATATCGAAGCAGGCGCTAAAAAAGTATTAATTTCAGCGCCAGCAAAAGGTGACTTAAAAACTGTAGTATATAACGTTAACCATGACGTATTAGATGGTTCAGAAGAGATCGTTTCAGGAGCTTCATGTACTACAAACTGTTTAGCACCAATGGCTAAAGTATTAAACGACGAATTCGGAATTATCGAAGGTTTAATGATGACAGTTCACGCATTCACTGGTGATCAAAACACATTAGATGCACCACACGCAAAAGGTGACTTCCGTCGTGCACGTGCAGCAGCGAACAACATCGTACCTAACTCAACAGGTGCTGCAAAAGCAATCGGTTTAGTTATCCCTGAATTAAAAGGTAAATTAGACGGATCAGCGCAACGTGTTCCAGTTCCAACAGGTTCAGTAACTGAGTTAACTACAATCTTAGAAAAAGAAGTTTCAGTTGAAGAAGTAAATGCTGCAATGAAAGCTGCTTCTAACGAATCATTCGGTTACACTGAAGACGAAATCGTATCATCAGACATCATCGGTATTACTTACGGTTCATTATTCGATGCAACACAAACACGTGTAATGACTGTTGGTGAACACCAAATGGTTAAGACAGTTGCTTGGTACGATAACGAAATGAGCTACACTGCACAATTAGTTCGTACATTAGAATTCTTAGCTGAACAAGCACAAGCTAAATAA
- a CDS encoding phosphoglycerate kinase, whose translation MVKKVVSDLELKDKKVLVRADFNVPMKDGNITNDNRIVEALPTIKYIIEQGGKVILFSHLGKVKTEEDKANLSLQPVANRLSELLEKDVQFVAETRGEKLESAINALQSGEVLLFENTRFEDVDGKKESKNDAQLGKYWASLGDVFVNDAFGTAHREHASNVGVATHIDTAAGFLMEKEIKFIGGVVEKPERPFVAILGGAKVSDKIGVIENLLEVADKVLIGGGMAYTFLKAQGKEIGHSLLEEDKIDLAKDLMERGKDKLVLPVDAKVTKEFSNDGEIEAVAIDHIPADLQALDIGPKTVELFGKELEGAKTVVWNGPMGVFEMSNFAKGTVGVCKAIAELKDATTIIGGGDSAAAAMDLGFADKFTHISTGGGASLEYLEGKELPGIKSISDK comes from the coding sequence ATGGTTAAAAAGGTTGTTTCAGATTTAGAGTTAAAAGATAAAAAAGTACTCGTGCGTGCTGATTTCAATGTACCGATGAAAGATGGGAACATTACGAACGATAATCGTATCGTTGAAGCATTACCTACTATTAAATATATTATCGAGCAAGGCGGGAAAGTGATATTATTCTCTCACCTTGGTAAAGTGAAAACCGAAGAAGATAAGGCGAATTTATCACTTCAACCTGTAGCAAATCGTTTATCAGAACTACTCGAAAAAGATGTTCAGTTTGTAGCTGAAACACGTGGAGAAAAGTTAGAATCAGCAATTAATGCATTACAATCAGGTGAAGTATTATTATTCGAAAACACACGTTTCGAAGATGTTGATGGTAAGAAAGAAAGTAAGAACGATGCGCAACTTGGGAAGTATTGGGCATCACTTGGAGATGTATTTGTGAATGATGCGTTCGGTACTGCCCACCGTGAGCATGCATCGAACGTTGGTGTTGCGACACATATAGATACTGCTGCAGGATTCTTGATGGAAAAAGAAATTAAGTTTATCGGTGGTGTCGTTGAAAAACCAGAACGTCCTTTTGTTGCCATTTTAGGTGGTGCGAAAGTATCAGATAAAATCGGTGTTATCGAGAACTTATTAGAAGTAGCTGATAAAGTATTGATCGGTGGCGGCATGGCGTACACTTTCTTAAAAGCGCAAGGTAAAGAAATCGGTCATTCATTATTAGAGGAAGATAAAATTGACTTAGCGAAAGATTTAATGGAACGTGGTAAAGATAAACTTGTTTTACCTGTTGATGCGAAAGTGACAAAAGAGTTCTCAAATGATGGAGAAATCGAAGCAGTAGCAATCGACCACATTCCAGCTGATTTACAAGCTTTAGATATCGGTCCTAAAACAGTTGAATTATTTGGCAAAGAACTTGAAGGCGCTAAAACTGTCGTATGGAACGGACCGATGGGTGTATTCGAAATGAGTAATTTTGCGAAAGGTACCGTAGGAGTATGTAAAGCAATTGCTGAACTGAAAGACGCGACTACAATTATCGGCGGTGGAGATTCAGCAGCAGCAGCAATGGACCTTGGATTCGCAGATAAGTTCACGCATATCTCAACAGGCGGCGGCGCTTCGTTAGAGTACTTAGAAGGTAAAGAACTGCCAGGTATTAAATCAATTTCTGACAAATAA
- the tpiA gene encoding triose-phosphate isomerase codes for MRKPIIAGNWKMNKTVKEAKAFVSSLPELPAEGVDAVICAPHIQLDAIISADVKNLQVGAQNCYFEDSGAFTGETSPAALKDLGVQYVVLGHSERREYFSETDEDINKKALAVFKHGMTPIICCGETDEERESGQFEAKVGAQVSNALKGFDAEQVKQLVIAYEPIWAIGTGKSATSEDAEASCKFVRSVVEKDFGKDAAAAVRIQYGGSVKPGNIKEYMANENIDGALVGGASLEVDSFVQLLEGAK; via the coding sequence ATGAGAAAACCAATTATCGCAGGAAACTGGAAAATGAACAAAACGGTAAAAGAAGCGAAAGCATTTGTTTCAAGCTTACCAGAGTTACCGGCAGAAGGTGTTGATGCAGTAATCTGTGCACCACATATTCAATTAGATGCAATTATTTCTGCTGATGTTAAAAACTTACAAGTTGGTGCTCAAAATTGTTATTTTGAAGATAGCGGTGCATTCACTGGCGAAACATCTCCAGCAGCATTAAAGGATCTAGGTGTACAGTATGTAGTTTTAGGACATTCTGAACGTCGTGAATATTTTAGTGAAACAGACGAAGATATTAATAAGAAAGCATTGGCTGTATTTAAACATGGGATGACACCAATCATTTGTTGTGGTGAAACAGACGAAGAACGTGAATCAGGTCAGTTTGAAGCTAAAGTAGGTGCTCAAGTAAGCAACGCGCTTAAAGGTTTTGACGCTGAACAAGTGAAGCAGCTTGTTATTGCCTATGAACCTATCTGGGCAATCGGAACAGGTAAATCTGCAACAAGTGAAGATGCTGAAGCAAGCTGTAAGTTCGTGCGTTCAGTTGTGGAAAAAGACTTCGGTAAAGATGCAGCTGCAGCTGTGCGTATCCAATACGGCGGATCTGTTAAACCAGGTAATATTAAGGAATATATGGCAAACGAAAACATCGATGGTGCATTAGTAGGTGGCGCATCGTTAGAAGTGGATTCTTTTGTTCAATTGTTAGAAGGTGCTAAGTAA
- the gpmI gene encoding 2,3-bisphosphoglycerate-independent phosphoglycerate mutase has translation MKSPTALIILDGFANRKETFGNAVAQAHKPNFDRYYNQYPHSELKACGLDVGLPEGQMGNSEVGHLNIGAGRVVYQSLTRINKSIEDGDFFKNQVLLDAMQHVKENHTVLHLMGLLSDGGVHSHYEHLFALLKLAKEQGVDKVYVHAFLDGRDVGQQTALKYIEATEKQFKEIGIGQFASVSGRYYAMDRDKRWDREQLAYDAMTYGKGVEYSSAAAGVEASYAEGVNDEFVVPFVVKDHEKGEENTGVNDGDAMIFFNFRPDRAAQLSEVYTNEEFDGFKMDKRLIGIKFVTFTKYNDQVKADVVFEKVDLVNTIGEVAASNNLTQLRIAETEKYPHVTYFMSGGRNDEFPGERRVLINSPKVATYDLQPEMSAYEVRDALLAELDKGDLDLIILNFANPDMVGHSGMLEPTIKAIEAVDECLGAVVDKILEMQGTAIITADHGNSDEVVKLDGSPMTAHTTNPVPVIVTREGVTLRDGGRLADLAPTLVDLLGVEQPEDMTGESLIQKG, from the coding sequence ATGAAAAGCCCGACAGCTTTAATCATTTTAGATGGTTTTGCAAACCGTAAAGAAACATTTGGGAATGCAGTCGCTCAAGCACATAAACCAAATTTTGACCGTTACTACAATCAATATCCACATAGCGAACTGAAAGCATGTGGATTGGATGTAGGATTGCCTGAAGGACAGATGGGGAATTCTGAAGTGGGCCATTTAAACATTGGAGCAGGCCGTGTTGTCTATCAGTCTTTGACACGTATCAATAAATCGATTGAAGATGGTGACTTCTTTAAGAATCAGGTGCTGCTAGACGCAATGCAGCATGTGAAAGAGAATCATACAGTGCTGCACTTAATGGGATTACTCTCTGATGGTGGCGTGCACAGTCACTATGAACATTTATTTGCGTTACTTAAACTTGCGAAAGAGCAAGGAGTAGACAAGGTTTATGTGCATGCGTTTTTAGATGGTCGCGATGTCGGTCAGCAGACAGCGCTTAAGTATATCGAGGCAACTGAAAAGCAGTTTAAAGAGATTGGTATCGGTCAATTTGCTTCTGTTTCTGGTCGTTACTATGCGATGGATAGAGACAAACGCTGGGATCGTGAGCAATTAGCATATGATGCTATGACATACGGTAAAGGTGTAGAATATAGTTCAGCCGCTGCAGGTGTAGAAGCAAGTTATGCAGAAGGTGTAAATGATGAGTTCGTTGTTCCGTTTGTGGTTAAAGACCACGAAAAAGGAGAAGAGAACACGGGTGTAAACGACGGAGATGCAATGATTTTCTTCAACTTCAGACCTGACCGTGCAGCACAGCTTTCAGAAGTATATACGAATGAAGAATTTGACGGCTTCAAGATGGATAAGCGTCTAATCGGGATTAAGTTCGTAACATTTACTAAGTACAACGATCAAGTGAAAGCAGATGTTGTATTTGAAAAGGTAGATTTAGTGAACACAATCGGTGAAGTCGCAGCAAGTAACAACTTGACACAACTGCGTATCGCTGAAACAGAAAAGTATCCGCACGTCACTTACTTTATGAGTGGTGGACGTAATGATGAGTTTCCAGGCGAACGTCGTGTGTTAATAAATTCACCGAAAGTTGCAACCTACGACTTACAGCCTGAAATGAGTGCATATGAAGTACGCGATGCATTGCTTGCTGAACTTGATAAAGGCGATTTAGATTTAATTATTTTAAACTTTGCTAATCCTGATATGGTTGGACATTCTGGCATGCTAGAACCAACGATTAAAGCGATTGAAGCGGTGGATGAATGTCTAGGTGCAGTAGTAGACAAGATCTTGGAAATGCAAGGGACAGCGATTATTACAGCTGATCACGGTAATTCGGATGAAGTGGTAAAGCTTGATGGTAGTCCGATGACGGCACATACAACAAATCCAGTACCTGTGATTGTGACGCGTGAAGGTGTTACGTTGCGTGACGGCGGCCGTCTAGCTGATCTAGCACCGACATTAGTCGATTTATTGGGTGTTGAACAACCTGAAGATATGACTGGTGAGTCGTTGATTCAAAAAGGTTAA
- the eno gene encoding phosphopyruvate hydratase: MPIITDVYAREVLDSRGNPTIEVEVFTESGALGRALVPSGASTGEHEAVELRDGDKDRYMGKGVLKAVENVNEIIAPEIIEGDFSVLDQVSIDKMMIALDGTDNKGKLGANAILGVSIAVARAAADYLGMPLYKYLGGFNGTELPVPMMNIVNGGSHSDAPIAFQEFMVLPVGAPNFKEALRWGAEIFHNLAKILKGRNLSTAVGDEGGFAPTFEGTEDAVETILEAIKAAGLEPGKDVFLGFDCAASEFFENGVYDYAKFEGENGKKRTSAEQVDYLEELVNKYPIITIEDGMDENDWEGWKALTDRLGNKVQLVGDDLFVTNTKILERGINEGVGNSILIKVNQIGTLTETFEAIEMAQKAGYTAVVSHRSGETEDTTIADIAVATNAGQIKTGSLSRTDRIAKYNQLLRIEDELFETAKFKGLNAFYNLNK, encoded by the coding sequence ATGCCAATTATTACAGATGTTTATGCACGCGAAGTATTAGATTCAAGAGGTAACCCTACAATTGAGGTAGAAGTATTTACTGAAAGTGGCGCACTAGGGCGTGCATTAGTACCATCAGGAGCTTCAACAGGTGAACACGAAGCAGTAGAACTACGTGATGGTGATAAAGACCGTTATATGGGTAAAGGTGTTTTAAAAGCTGTAGAAAACGTAAATGAAATTATCGCACCTGAGATTATTGAAGGTGACTTCTCGGTACTTGATCAAGTATCAATCGACAAAATGATGATTGCTTTAGATGGTACAGATAACAAAGGTAAATTAGGTGCCAATGCAATTTTAGGTGTGTCTATCGCTGTAGCTCGTGCTGCTGCTGACTACTTAGGTATGCCTTTATACAAATATCTAGGTGGATTTAACGGTACTGAATTACCAGTTCCGATGATGAACATCGTTAACGGTGGTTCTCACTCAGATGCACCGATCGCATTCCAGGAGTTCATGGTATTACCAGTAGGAGCACCAAACTTCAAAGAAGCATTACGCTGGGGCGCTGAAATTTTCCACAACTTAGCGAAAATCTTGAAAGGCCGTAATTTATCTACTGCTGTAGGTGATGAAGGTGGATTCGCACCGACATTTGAAGGTACTGAAGATGCTGTTGAAACAATTTTAGAAGCGATTAAAGCTGCAGGACTTGAGCCAGGTAAAGATGTATTCTTAGGATTTGACTGTGCTGCTTCTGAGTTCTTCGAAAACGGTGTATATGACTACGCTAAATTTGAAGGTGAAAACGGTAAAAAACGTACTTCTGCTGAACAAGTAGATTATTTAGAAGAATTAGTAAACAAATATCCAATCATCACAATTGAAGATGGTATGGATGAAAATGACTGGGAAGGCTGGAAAGCATTAACAGATCGTTTAGGCAATAAGGTACAACTTGTTGGTGATGATTTATTCGTTACGAACACTAAGATTTTAGAACGTGGTATTAACGAAGGGGTTGGTAACTCAATCTTAATTAAAGTGAACCAAATCGGTACTTTAACTGAAACATTCGAAGCAATCGAAATGGCTCAAAAAGCTGGGTACACTGCAGTTGTTTCACACCGTTCTGGTGAAACTGAAGATACTACAATTGCGGATATCGCAGTTGCAACAAACGCTGGACAAATTAAAACAGGTTCATTATCACGTACTGACCGTATTGCGAAATACAATCAATTGTTACGTATTGAAGATGAATTATTTGAAACTGCAAAATTTAAAGGTTTAAATGCATTCTACAATTTAAATAAATAA
- the secG gene encoding preprotein translocase subunit SecG, with protein sequence MNTLLTVLLIIDCFVLITVVLLQEGKSSGLSGAISGGAETLFGKQKQRGVELILNRITIVASVLLFLITIAIGYFNI encoded by the coding sequence ATGAATACGCTATTAACCGTTTTATTAATCATAGATTGTTTCGTATTAATCACAGTTGTACTTTTACAAGAAGGTAAGAGCAGCGGTTTATCAGGTGCCATCAGTGGCGGTGCTGAGACACTTTTCGGTAAACAAAAACAACGTGGTGTAGAATTAATATTAAATAGAATCACAATTGTTGCATCGGTATTATTATTCTTAATTACTATTGCTATTGGTTACTTTAATATTTAA
- a CDS encoding carboxylesterase — protein sequence MKIRLPEPFFFEEGKRAVLLLHGFTGNSSDVRQLGRFLQKKGYTSYAPHYEGHGVPPEELLASSPHVWWSQVLEAYDFLVEKGYNEIAVAGLSLGGVFALKLAQYRDVLSVATMCSPMYIKTTGNMYEGVLAYAREFKKREGKPETQINQEMENFHPTDMLVDLQMTIQDVRDTVDNVYAPLFVAQGRLDTMINPDSANIIYNEAESDDKEMHWYEQSGHVITIDKEKEQLFEDYHQFLEQLDWSN from the coding sequence ATGAAAATAAGATTACCAGAACCGTTCTTTTTTGAAGAGGGAAAAAGAGCAGTCCTATTATTACATGGGTTTACAGGAAATTCATCAGATGTGAGACAACTTGGAAGATTCCTGCAGAAAAAAGGTTATACAAGTTATGCACCGCACTATGAAGGTCACGGGGTACCCCCGGAAGAACTGCTTGCATCTAGTCCACACGTATGGTGGAGCCAAGTCCTAGAAGCTTATGATTTCTTAGTTGAAAAAGGGTATAATGAAATTGCAGTAGCAGGACTATCGCTTGGTGGTGTCTTCGCTTTGAAGCTGGCGCAATATCGTGATGTGTTAAGTGTAGCTACAATGTGCAGTCCGATGTATATTAAGACAACTGGCAATATGTATGAAGGTGTCCTGGCATATGCGCGTGAATTTAAGAAGCGTGAAGGTAAACCTGAAACTCAGATTAATCAGGAAATGGAAAATTTCCATCCGACAGATATGCTTGTAGATTTACAAATGACGATTCAAGATGTCCGAGATACAGTAGATAATGTATACGCACCACTGTTTGTAGCTCAAGGTAGACTAGATACGATGATTAATCCAGATTCAGCGAACATCATCTATAATGAAGCAGAAAGCGATGACAAAGAAATGCATTGGTATGAACAAAGTGGTCACGTTATAACAATAGATAAAGAAAAAGAACAGTTATTTGAAGATTATCATCAGTTTTTAGAACAATTAGACTGGTCAAATTAA
- the rnr gene encoding ribonuclease R, with translation MHLYEHEVIAYLKSLKGSAVTIEAIEAHLNLESADAFKDLVKTLVHLEQTGKLSRTKNDKYYIAFDGSKALVKGTLSQHKKGFAFVRAEDETVDDVFIPPNKINRAMDGDTVLVSVSKARDGRNEGEVKAIEKRAITQVVGTYTEAKHFGFVLPDDSRITQDIFIPKGKNLGAVEGHKVLVELTQYADGTNNPEGMVKAILGHKNDPGVDILSIIYQHGINIEFNPATIEEANNVPDEISPSEITGRTDLRDVLTITIDGADAKDLDDAISVDKLDNGNYRLIVSIADVSHYVTEGSSLDADAYERGTSVYLVDRVIPMIPHRLSNGICSLNPHADRLTLSCEMEITPNGHTVNHKIYESVIHSDERMTYDDVNAILEDKDEALINKYAHIHELLLHAKDLAAILKRMREARGEIDFDLKEAKILVDEDGVPREVVIRDRGLGERLIESFMLAANETVAEHFAKMKVPFIYRVHEEPKADRLKRFFEFITNFGILVKGGTENIHPKTLQNIGNEIHGKPEELVISTLMLRSMQQAKYSEENLGHFGLSAEYYTHFTSPIRRYPDLIVHRLIRKYLFEKSMDDKAQDFWAEALIEISEHTSKRERRAIDAERDTDDLKKAEYMVQHIGEEFDGIISSVANFGMFVELENTIEGMVHNSNMTDDYYNFDERHMAMIGERHGKVYRIGQKVRVKVVNVNVDERMIDFAIVGMDMKKIEDKIREVKIKAKRNTKSSDEKPQKKGRGKARGTEMSKKHKNKKPFYKAKAVKNSGRRKKK, from the coding sequence ATGCATCTGTATGAACATGAAGTAATTGCATATTTAAAATCATTAAAGGGTAGTGCAGTTACGATAGAAGCAATAGAAGCGCATCTAAATCTTGAGAGTGCAGATGCATTTAAAGATTTAGTTAAAACGCTTGTACATTTAGAACAAACAGGAAAATTGAGTCGCACGAAAAACGATAAGTACTACATTGCATTTGATGGTAGTAAAGCACTCGTAAAAGGAACGCTGAGTCAGCATAAGAAAGGTTTTGCATTCGTAAGAGCAGAGGACGAAACAGTAGATGATGTATTTATTCCACCGAATAAGATTAATCGTGCTATGGATGGAGATACGGTACTCGTGAGCGTATCAAAGGCGCGAGATGGTCGTAATGAAGGTGAAGTAAAGGCAATTGAAAAGCGTGCAATTACTCAAGTTGTCGGTACTTATACTGAAGCGAAACATTTCGGTTTTGTATTACCCGACGACTCAAGAATTACACAAGATATCTTTATTCCAAAAGGTAAAAATTTAGGGGCAGTTGAAGGTCATAAAGTACTCGTAGAACTTACGCAGTATGCTGATGGTACGAATAATCCTGAAGGTATGGTAAAAGCCATTCTTGGTCATAAAAATGATCCAGGCGTTGATATATTATCGATAATTTATCAACACGGGATTAATATTGAATTCAATCCAGCGACGATTGAAGAAGCTAATAATGTACCAGATGAAATCAGTCCCTCAGAAATCACAGGAAGAACGGATTTACGTGACGTTCTGACGATTACAATTGATGGAGCTGACGCAAAGGACTTAGATGATGCAATCAGCGTTGATAAGCTGGATAATGGGAACTACCGTTTAATCGTCTCTATTGCTGATGTCAGTCACTATGTAACAGAAGGATCTAGTCTTGATGCAGATGCATATGAACGTGGCACAAGTGTGTATCTAGTGGACCGCGTAATTCCGATGATACCACATCGACTCAGCAATGGTATTTGTTCACTTAATCCACACGCAGACCGTTTAACATTAAGCTGTGAGATGGAAATCACACCAAATGGACATACTGTAAATCATAAGATCTATGAAAGTGTTATACATTCGGACGAACGTATGACTTATGATGACGTGAATGCAATATTAGAGGATAAGGATGAAGCTTTAATCAATAAATATGCACATATTCATGAACTACTATTACACGCCAAAGATTTAGCAGCGATTCTTAAACGTATGCGCGAAGCACGTGGAGAGATTGATTTCGATTTAAAAGAAGCAAAGATATTAGTAGATGAAGACGGCGTTCCTAGAGAAGTAGTGATAAGAGATAGAGGGCTCGGTGAGCGCTTGATTGAATCCTTTATGCTTGCAGCAAATGAAACAGTTGCAGAACACTTTGCAAAGATGAAAGTACCGTTCATCTATCGCGTACATGAAGAACCGAAAGCGGATCGCCTGAAACGTTTCTTTGAGTTTATTACAAACTTCGGTATATTAGTTAAGGGTGGCACAGAGAATATTCATCCGAAAACGTTGCAGAATATCGGTAACGAAATTCATGGTAAACCTGAAGAACTCGTTATCTCGACACTTATGCTGCGCTCGATGCAACAGGCGAAGTATTCAGAAGAAAACTTAGGTCACTTTGGATTATCAGCTGAATATTATACGCACTTCACATCCCCGATACGACGTTATCCAGATTTAATCGTGCACAGACTGATTCGTAAATATTTGTTCGAGAAATCTATGGACGATAAAGCACAGGATTTCTGGGCAGAAGCATTGATCGAGATTAGTGAACATACTTCTAAACGAGAACGCCGTGCCATCGATGCCGAACGTGATACAGATGATCTGAAGAAGGCGGAATACATGGTGCAGCATATCGGTGAAGAATTTGACGGGATTATCAGCAGTGTTGCAAACTTCGGTATGTTCGTTGAACTTGAGAATACAATCGAAGGTATGGTTCATAATTCAAACATGACAGACGATTACTATAACTTTGATGAACGTCATATGGCGATGATTGGTGAACGTCACGGTAAAGTATACAGAATCGGTCAGAAAGTGCGCGTAAAAGTTGTGAATGTCAACGTTGATGAACGCATGATTGACTTTGCGATTGTTGGTATGGATATGAAGAAGATTGAAGATAAGATTCGCGAAGTGAAAATTAAAGCGAAAAGGAACACAAAATCATCTGATGAAAAACCGCAAAAAAAAGGACGCGGTAAAGCGCGTGGCACAGAAATGAGTAAGAAGCATAAAAATAAGAAACCGTTCTATAAAGCGAAAGCGGTGAAAAATTCAGGGCGTAGAAAGAAGAAGTAG
- the smpB gene encoding SsrA-binding protein SmpB produces MPKGTGKVLAQNRKASHDYTIEETIEAGIELKGTEIKSIRRGSANLRDSYARVYNGEMYVYNMHVAPYEEGNRFNHDPLRTRKLLLKRKQIDKLFGQTREQGYTLVPLKLYIKNGYCKMLIGVAKGKKDYDKRHALKAKEAKREMDRAMKERY; encoded by the coding sequence ATGCCTAAAGGAACCGGAAAAGTATTAGCACAAAATAGAAAAGCGAGTCACGATTATACGATTGAAGAAACGATAGAAGCGGGAATCGAACTTAAAGGAACAGAAATTAAGTCCATTCGACGTGGAAGCGCAAACTTACGTGATTCCTATGCACGCGTGTATAATGGTGAAATGTATGTCTACAATATGCACGTTGCACCTTATGAAGAGGGTAATCGATTTAACCATGATCCACTTAGAACACGCAAGTTACTATTGAAAAGAAAACAGATCGATAAACTGTTTGGACAGACTCGTGAACAAGGCTACACGCTTGTACCACTGAAGCTATATATTAAAAACGGCTACTGCAAGATGCTGATCGGTGTAGCGAAAGGTAAGAAAGACTACGACAAGCGTCATGCCCTAAAAGCAAAAGAAGCGAAACGTGAAATGGACCGTGCAATGAAAGAAAGATATTAG
- the aroD gene encoding type I 3-dehydroquinate dehydratase, with protein MSDKGLAIPKIIVTLSDVQNKNNIHVKEAEENSAFFDIIEYRADLKVMTLADYKDELLYIRSHFPNKKMLFTYRMFDDRDRATIEAADYYEIIKFIISNDLCDIIDIDLMIYEQYMTDLLQLARQHQIEVLISHHEFQYTPRIKDMLAMYKKMITLDADYCKLAVMPHDGKDVLNLMDAVYETKQAYDTNVIGIAMGEIGKITRLACGVFGSSMTFGYVGEPVAPGQIHVRDLHHRLALY; from the coding sequence TTGAGTGATAAAGGTTTAGCGATTCCAAAGATTATCGTTACATTATCAGATGTGCAAAATAAGAATAATATTCATGTGAAAGAGGCTGAGGAAAACAGTGCTTTCTTTGATATTATTGAGTACCGTGCAGATTTAAAGGTGATGACACTAGCGGATTATAAAGATGAACTTCTATATATTAGAAGCCATTTTCCAAATAAGAAGATGCTGTTTACATATCGTATGTTCGATGATAGAGACCGAGCAACGATAGAAGCTGCAGATTACTATGAGATTATTAAGTTTATAATCTCAAATGACCTCTGTGATATTATTGATATTGATTTAATGATCTATGAACAATACATGACAGATTTATTACAGCTCGCGCGTCAGCATCAAATTGAAGTGCTGATCAGTCATCATGAATTTCAGTACACACCTCGTATAAAAGATATGCTTGCGATGTACAAGAAGATGATTACACTAGATGCAGATTACTGTAAACTTGCAGTAATGCCTCATGATGGTAAAGATGTGCTGAATCTAATGGATGCAGTGTATGAAACGAAGCAAGCTTATGATACGAATGTTATTGGTATAGCGATGGGTGAAATCGGTAAGATAACACGACTTGCATGTGGTGTATTTGGTTCGTCAATGACGTTTGGCTATGTAGGTGAACCTGTAGCACCAGGACAGATTCATGTACGTGATCTGCATCATCGGCTTGCACTGTATTAA